In Antarcticibacterium arcticum, the genomic stretch CGTCCCGGCCGTAAGGTCGGGACAGGAAAACCTACCTAAAACGCATTTTAATTACTTCGTTATTCTTTTCTATTGTTTATTTCCTTATATGTTAATCTTATTATCACGCTAAGGCGTGAAGTGAATAGTAAATAGTAAATAGTGAATAGTTTTAAACTAATCACTACTCACCAATCACTACTCACTAATAATTTAAGGTGGCTATAGCAACGGGGCTCACCTCTTCCCATTCCGAACAGAGAAGTTAAGCCCGTTAGCGCAGATGGTACTGCTGTATTGTGGGAGAGTATGTCGTCGCCTTGTTTTTGAAAGACCTTTACTGAAAAGTAAAGGTCTTTTTTTGTTTTATACTTTTTTCAAAAGCACGTATCGAAAGATTCGTGCTTTTTTTGTTGGTAGAAATTGTAAAGGCTCACCCCCGCCCGTACCGAAACGGTACGTTCGGGCGGGTCTTCCCATTCCGAACAGAGAAGTTAAGCCCGTTAGCGCAGATGGTACTGCTGTATTGTGGGAGAGTATGTCGTCGCCTTGTTTTTGAAAGACCTTTACTGAAAAGTAAAGGTCTTTTTTGTTTAATAATGTTAGACCCGGATTTCAAATCTGCGCCAGAGCTAAAATAAATGCAGATAGCACGCATTTGTATTCCTGCTGAGATAAACCTAACACTATACTGATTTAAAAATCTGCTGCATTTTAAAAGAAAATTACTATCCCGGCGGAATGAAATCTTATGGCATTCTCAATAATCACTCTACCAGAAATACTTTTTTATAAATTACTTTGAACCAGTAAATTGTGCTGTTTTAAGGTGTTAAGGTCTTGTTAAACGTACGCCTGAATGTAATAGTGCCAGTTTGACTTCGTTCTAGAACTGAACATAAATTACCTTATATAGATTCATACAATTACCTGCGCGGGGTGCGCAAAACCCAAATTACCATTATTAATAACCGTTGCAAAAGCGACAAAAATTTTAAAGTATGAATGTAAAGAATTTGTTCAAAACAGGATTTTTAATTTTAAGTATGGGACTGGCCGTTTCATGTTCTGAAGATGATATGGAAACAGGGGAACCTGATGGCCAAACCTATAAAACAGAGGTGTATTTAACCGATGCTCCCATTGATAATGCTGAAGTAGAGGCTGCTTTCATAACCGTTACCGGAGTAAAGGTGAACGGTAAAAGTATTGAAGGTTTTGAAAAAACAACTGTTAATGTAAGTAGTTTACAAAATGGCGATACTTTCCTTTTAGGGGATCTGGAACTTGAGAGCGGAACTACAAGCCAAATAAGTCTAATCCTGGATAATGATACAGATGTGAACGGTGTTGCTCCCGGGAATTATATCTTAACCAATAGTGGTGAGAAAATAGCTCTTGTAAGCACTGCGGGGGAAATTGCGGTGAAAGATGATGTTGAAATATGGGAAAACAATGAGAACCAGATCATCCTGGATTTCGATCTGCGAAAGAGCATTGTATCTACAGGAGAAGGAAATTATGAGTTTGTAAGTGACACTCAGTTATCCAATAGCATACGTGCTGTAAACAGCCTGGATGCAGGAAGCATTACCGGTACTGTAAGTGATTTTGGAACGACCCAATCTGAATCTATGCTGGTATTTGCCTATGAAAAAGGAACTTATACAGAAACAGAAGCCCAGGCTAATGCTGAAGGTGTTTTATTTGCCAATGCGGTAAGCAGTGCAAAGGTGCAGGAAGCAAATGGAGATTTTGAACTTCACTTTATTGAAGAAGGTGATTATGAACTGCATTTTATTTCCTATGCCGATAATAATAACGGTCAATTGGAACTTCAGGGTGAGATAGAGGCTACATCAACCACTTCTATAGATCTGTCTGACGTTTCTGTTGAAGCAGGCGGGAATGTAGAATTGGAGATCATACTTATAGGACTTCTGGGCTTATAAGCTATATATCTTTTTTGATTTGATAAACCACCCGCAAGGGTGGTTTTTTATTTTAATTCAATCAAATATTCGATTGTGATTAGGAATCAATGATATCTTTATATTCAAGAAAAAATGATTCCAGCAGTTGCATTTGTTCATTAAAAAATTCCTGTACCTTCGGCCAGTCTGTCTTTCGGTAAATGTTTACTCCCTTAAGTTCGGTGTAGATCCTTGAGATCACTTTGCCCTCTGGTAAATCATAATGTTCCTCAAAAATAGCATCGGGGAGATATTCGGTTAAAAGGATATTTTTCAGCATACACATCTTCTCATAATAATAAGCGCGAATTACTTCATCCCCTGAACTCACATCCAGGGAAACCTGGGCCACATTGGAATCAAAATTAAATTTTAGTTGGACCTCTTTAATTTTAGTATCGTAGAGTACCCATTTTCGGGGATAATTTTTACCGAAATTTATCCAGAATTCTTCCCTAACCTTTTTCGCTTCTTCCCTGCTGAACATTGGTTAAAGTAAATAAGCGAGTAAAATTCCGAAGACAATAACACCAAGTTTTGAGGCATTGAAGGAGTGGTTTTTTGAAGCTTCGAAAAGGATAGTGGT encodes the following:
- a CDS encoding DUF4382 domain-containing protein translates to MNVKNLFKTGFLILSMGLAVSCSEDDMETGEPDGQTYKTEVYLTDAPIDNAEVEAAFITVTGVKVNGKSIEGFEKTTVNVSSLQNGDTFLLGDLELESGTTSQISLILDNDTDVNGVAPGNYILTNSGEKIALVSTAGEIAVKDDVEIWENNENQIILDFDLRKSIVSTGEGNYEFVSDTQLSNSIRAVNSLDAGSITGTVSDFGTTQSESMLVFAYEKGTYTETEAQANAEGVLFANAVSSAKVQEANGDFELHFIEEGDYELHFISYADNNNGQLELQGEIEATSTTSIDLSDVSVEAGGNVELEIILIGLLGL
- a CDS encoding DUF4268 domain-containing protein; protein product: MFSREEAKKVREEFWINFGKNYPRKWVLYDTKIKEVQLKFNFDSNVAQVSLDVSSGDEVIRAYYYEKMCMLKNILLTEYLPDAIFEEHYDLPEGKVISRIYTELKGVNIYRKTDWPKVQEFFNEQMQLLESFFLEYKDIIDS